The Argentina anserina chromosome 3, drPotAnse1.1, whole genome shotgun sequence genome includes a region encoding these proteins:
- the LOC126788438 gene encoding chaperonin-like RbcX protein 2, chloroplastic, with translation MVGAFSVMGSSVVDSHTCPCLCLDALPTTAMSLRSGGEVGLQRGKKHLVKPGRGSLELSSSFIDSGHDRWLSMKAVPGVRRKRKNRNVGIVNELAGQYEDSFEDVKTQLLNYFTYKAVRTVMNQLYEMNPTQYRWFYDFVVNNKPGDGKRFLRALGKERHELAERVMVTRLHLYGKWVKKCNHAEMYQEISNENLELMRERLIETVIWPSDDSNTEKIG, from the exons ATGGTGGGGGCTTTTTCTGTGATGGGTTCATCTGTGGTGGACTCACACACATGTCCGTGCTTGTGTTTGGATGCACTGCCCACAACTGCCATGAGTCTCAGGAGTGGAGGAGAAGTGGGTTTGCAGAGGGGGAAGAAACACTTGGTGAAGCCAGGACGAGGGTCTTTGGAGTTGAGCAGCTCTTTCATTGATTCAGGGCATGACAGGTGGCTCTCTATGAAGGCTGTTCCTGGTGTGAGGAGGAAACGGAAGAATCGGAATGTTGGGATTGTTAATGAGCTTGCTGGCCAATATGAGGACAGCTTTGAGGATGTTAAGACG CAACTACTCAACTATTTTACATACAAGGCTGTGAGGACTGTCATGAACCAGCTCTATGAGATGAATCCAACACAATATAGGTGGTTTTATGA CTTTGTTGTAAACAACAAGCCTGGAGATGGCAAGCGGTTCCTCCGTGCACTTGGGAAG GAGAGACATGAACTTGCTGAGAGAGTAATGGTCACACGGCTTCACCTCTATGGTAAATGGGTCAAG AAATGTAATCATGCTGAAATGTATCAAGAAATCTCTAATGAGAACTTGGAGTTGATGCGTGAACGTCTTATTGAGACTGTGATATGGCCCTCAGATGACTCAAACACAGAGAAGATTGGCTAA
- the LOC126787262 gene encoding uncharacterized protein LOC126787262, translated as MSKISGWSEEFSARLKRIQPQDQFDNISIESDSFQEERDFGFISPFPGSSSCGRLNPLFFEDPELELLTSPCPLGQLNFDLLDPVPTVQSRTKENLVPKPEMASIREQNGQVEGAVGGTSSSNIAYPVPEEGKTSDFELKSGFLHHLPKFHGLSGDDPNQHLTLFQFNCETMCPRGADIQIVKMRAFPYSLEDRAQKWLFEVPAGRITSWTTMVNEFLSKYFPSSRVTHIRKQITGIKQGPDESFYNYYERFKSLVASCPAHGIREVAGQSQLNTVTQTLVVGQQANSKDIAELKTHMGQVVDFMGRFSEQGKLPSGVIPNPKNEQAQAIMTRSGLELKERPSISRKAQTTHVLEEGDEMTMMNVLEKDPSTSKKESVPIHEAHKGASINVMPYNVYQSLGLGPLKNDNVSHLIFPADFYVLDMEVSPLETTPLLLGRPFMRTARTCIDVANGSLTMEFNGNVISFNIFEVMKYPVSDIDSCYSVDDSIAQSVVQAPKLDLKELPDHLKYVYLGKNDTLPVIVSSTLSKQQEARLIDVLKRNKIAIGWTLADIKGISPTTCVHRILLEDGAKPTRDAQRRLHPPMMKIVKDEVIKLLDCGVIYPISDSRWISPVQIVPKKSGVTVVKNEANELVPQRLVTGHRMCIDYRKLNATTRKDHMPLPFMDQMLERLAGHEFYCFLDGYSGYNQICIHPEDQEKTTFTCPFGTFAYRRMPFGLCNAPGTFQRCMLAIFSDFIENIIEVFMDDFSVYGKNFDACLENLEKGIEVDKAKVDIVHHLPSPTTVREVRSFLGHAGFYRRFIKDFSMVARPMCTLLQKEVSFIWDDACEKAFVKFKELLTSAPIICPPDWNLPFELMCDASDYAIGAVLGQRREKKPTVIYYASRTLNEAQINYSTTEKELLAVIFALEKFQSYLLHSKVIVYSDHAALRYLMTKKNAKPRLIRWILLIQEFDLEIRDKKGSENVVADHLSRIVRDEEREPLRETFPDEQLFGMEVSVPWDADIVNYLVTKTFPSTLSHANKAKLKKMARHYMWDEPYLWKQCSDQVIRRCVPENESCDRCQRTGKIGPRDQMPLTPIITVEIFDVWGIDFMGPFPSSRGFVYILLAVDYVSKWVEAKSTKFNDSKVVAGFLRTNIFCRFGVPRVLISDGGSHFCNRTIEALLKKYGVTHKVSTPYHPQISGMAEVSNREIKRILEKTVYIESCSLMSLRRLGMRLTMLRGFTRRKPVLTMTK; from the exons atgtccaagattagTGGTTGGTCCGAAGAGTTTAGTGCACGCttgaaaagaattcagcctcAAGATCAGTTTGATAACATTTCCATTGAGTCAGATTCAtttcaagaagaaagagaCTTTGGGTTCATTTCGCCATTTCCAGGTTCATCAAGCTGTGGTAGGCTCAATCcattgttctttgaggatccagagttagaattgttgacaagtCCATGTCCTTTGGGCCAATTGAATTTCGATTTACTTGATCCAGTGCCCACAGTTCAAAGCCGAACAAAGGAAAACTTAGTTCCAAAACCAGAAATGGCATCGATCAGAGAGCAAAATGGCCAAGTAGAAGGAGCAGTTGGGGGGACATCATCCTCTAACATAGCGTACCCTGTTCCAGAGGAGGGCAAGACGAGTGATTTTGAGTTGAAGAGTGGGTTCCTGCATCATTTGCCTAAGTTCCATGGACTCTCAGGAGATGACCCCAATCAACATCTCACTCTGTTCCAGTTCAACTGTGAGACTATGTGCCCTAGAGGAGCAGACATTCAGATTGTAAAGATGAGAGCGTTTCCTTATTCATTGGAGGATCGTGCTCAAAAGTGGTTGTTTGAGGTACCTGCTGGTAGGATTACTTCATGGACAACAATGGTCAATGAGTTTTTGTCGAAGTATTTTCCCTCATCAAGGGTGACACACATCAGGAAGCAGATAACAGGAATCAAGCAAGGACCAGATGAGTCATTCTACAATTACTATGAGAGGTTCAAATCTCTTGTAGCATCATGCCCAGCCCATGGGATTAGAGAAG TTGCTGGACAAAGTCAATTGAATACCGTgactcaaactttggtggtGGGTCAACAAGCGAATAGCAAAGACATTGCGGAGCTAAAAACGCATATGGGTCAGGTAGTAGACTTCATGGGCCGTTTTTCTGAGCAAGGAAAGTTGCCAAGTGGGGTCATACCTAACCCAAAGaatgagcaagcccaagctatcatgACAAGGAGTGGACTCGAGCTAAAGGAGCGGCCTAGTATTTCTAGGAAGGCCCAAACAACCCATGTTCTTGAGGAGGGTGACGAGATGACTATGATGAATGTCTTGGAGAAAGATCCATctacctccaagaaggagaGTGTGCCGATCCATGAAGCACACAAAG gtgcttcGATAAATGTCATgccatataatgtttatcaatcactaggattaggacctTTGAAGAATGATAAT gtcaGTCACTTGATTTTTCCTGCAGATTTCtatgtgctagacatggaggtatcaccATTAGAGACAACTCCACTActtttggggagaccgttcatgagAACTGCAAGGACATGCATCGATGTTGCAAATGGGAGTTTGACGATGGAGTTTAATGGAAAtgttatcagcttcaacatttttgagGTAATGAAGTACCCAGTTTCTGACATTGACTCGTGTTATTCTGTGGATGATTCTATTGCACAG tctgtggtacaagccccaaagttagatttgaaggagcttccagatcatttgaagtatgtgtaccttggaaagaatgatactctaccagttattgtgtcatcaacaCTGAGTAAGCAGCAagaagctagattgattgacgtgcttaagaggaacaagatcgctattggatggactttggcggatatcaaggggatcagccctacaacttgtgttcataggatacttttggaggatggcgccaagcctacacgtgatgctcagaggagattgcacccaccaatgatgaaaatcgtgaaagatgaggtgatcaagctgcttgattgtggagtgatctatcctatctcggacagtcggtggatttcACCAGTGCAAAttgtgcctaagaagagtggggtgactgttgtgaaaaatgaggcgaatgagttggtaccccagaggttggtgaccggtcataggatgtgcattgattataggaagttgaatgctacaacacgcaaggatcacatgcctttgccgttcatggaccagatgttggaGAGATTAGCTGGACACGAGTTCTAttgttttctagatgggtaCAGTGGGtacaaccagatatgcattcatccggaggatcaagagaagacgacatttacatgtccatttggcacttttgcctatcgacgcatgccttttggtttgtgcaacgcaccaggtacATTTCAacgatgtatgcttgctattttctctgactttatcgaaaatatcattgaggtctttatggatgattttagtgtttatggaaaaaactttgatgcatgtttagagaacttAGAG aagggtattgaggtagacaaggctaaggttgatattgtgcatcacttaccctctcccacaactgtgagagaggttcgttctttccttggtcatgcaggattttataggagattcatcaaggatttttccatggtggcgagacctatgtgtaccctattgcaAAAGGAGGTGtcgttcatatgggatgatgcatgtgagaaagcgtttgtgaaatttaaagagttgttgactagtgcacccatcatttgtcctccggattggaacctgcccttcgaattgatgtgcgatgcttcAGACTATGCAATTGGGGCAGTGTTGGgacaaagaagagaaaagaagcctACAGTAATTtactatgcgtctaggactcttaatgaggcccagatAAATTATTCGACTACTGAAAAGGAGCTTCTGGCTGTAATCTTTGCTTTAGAAAAATTTcaatcatatcttttgcattctaaagttattgtgtattctgaccatgcCGCATTAAGATATTTGATGACTAAAAAAAATGCTAAGCCCAGGTTGATCCGGTGGATACTGTTGATTCAAGaatttgaccttgagattcgagataagaagggaagtgagaatgtggtggctgatcatttgagtaggatcgtgcgagatgaggaaagagagccactacgtgagactttcccagatgagcaactctttgggatggaggtaagtgtgccttggGATGCAGacattgtcaattatttagttactaagacttttcctagtacactttcgcatgctaataaggctaaattgaagaaaatggctagacATTATATGtgggatgaaccgtatttatggaaacaatgtagtgatcaagtcattaggagatgtgtcccagaAAATGAG tcttgtgataggtgtcaacggacAGGTAAGATTGGTccaagagatcaaatgcccctTACTCCTATTATtactgtcgaaatttttgatgtgtggggtatagatttcatgggtccatttccttcatctagaggatTCGTGTATATCTTATTggctgttgattatgtgtcaaAGTGGGTGGAGGCAAAGTCTACCAAGTTTAATGATTCaaaagtggttgcaggtttcttgagaactaacatattttgcaggtttggagtaccacgtgttttgataagtgatggaggttctcatttctgcaaccgaacaattgaggcattgctcaagaagtatggagtaacccacaaagtttcgacaccatatcatcctcagataagtggcatggcagaagtgtcTAACAGAGAAATCAAGAgaattctggagaaaact GTCTACATCGAAAGTTGCAGCTtaatgagcttgaggagattagGAATGAGGCTTACGAT